Proteins encoded in a region of the Mesoflavibacter profundi genome:
- a CDS encoding LptF/LptG family permease → MKILDRYILTSYLKTFISVFVILMLIFVLQAIWLYIKELAGKDLDLVTILKFLMYITPTLIPLILPLTILLSSIMVFGNFAENYEFAAMKSTGISLQRAMSGLGVFIVILSITTFFFSNNVIPWAHYESHNLRKNIAKLKPAMAIAEGQFNDIGENFNIKVEEKSGENGKFLKGVTIHKKSAKRLSGNHTVIVAKTGELASAEDSNILKLILFDGYYYDDTPPRELKERQKKPFVKSEFKKHIMNIDLTELNNVDLEEKNVDNKYTMLNISELNQTLDSLKQGRQEDVELFSQSIYNRTNLATLDISISPKKDSIYDGKILDLFDTRFKVQLLDYAVNNVSSTMQILKSKQKTLKNSSSWINKHGIELHKKFALAVACIILFFVGAPLGALIRKGGLGLPMVIAIILFLTYHFIGLFAENSAKNGKLNPALSAWFSTLIMLPLSIFLTKRATEDRGLFEFDHITVPIKNWYNNKFGNKNLVGTASEEKNSQIDTVEQESISKIEIDSSSLNNYKTLSTISIITYMLALILFILYFVFKNNKLPQLANAGIQLSAISYLVFLFNYIKLFSPVKNIFNQLNIKDSLLSKFIGFIIYPITHISRNLKVKTYR, encoded by the coding sequence GTGAAAATTTTAGATAGATACATATTAACATCTTATCTTAAAACCTTTATCAGCGTGTTTGTTATACTCATGCTGATTTTTGTTTTACAAGCCATATGGCTGTACATTAAAGAGTTAGCAGGTAAAGATTTAGACTTAGTTACCATATTAAAATTTTTAATGTACATAACACCTACATTAATTCCTTTAATACTACCATTAACCATATTGTTATCTTCTATAATGGTATTTGGTAATTTTGCCGAAAACTACGAGTTTGCTGCAATGAAAAGTACAGGAATCTCCTTACAAAGAGCAATGTCTGGTTTAGGTGTTTTTATTGTAATTCTATCTATCACAACTTTTTTCTTTAGTAATAATGTTATTCCTTGGGCACATTACGAGAGTCACAACTTAAGAAAAAACATAGCAAAATTAAAACCGGCTATGGCAATTGCAGAAGGACAATTTAATGATATTGGAGAGAATTTTAATATTAAGGTTGAAGAAAAAAGCGGCGAAAACGGTAAGTTTTTAAAAGGTGTAACTATACATAAAAAAAGTGCTAAAAGACTATCCGGAAATCATACAGTAATTGTTGCAAAAACAGGTGAATTAGCTAGTGCAGAAGACTCTAATATTTTAAAATTAATTCTATTTGATGGATATTATTATGATGATACGCCACCAAGAGAATTAAAAGAACGTCAAAAAAAACCTTTTGTAAAAAGTGAGTTTAAAAAGCATATAATGAATATAGACTTGACAGAGCTAAATAATGTAGATTTAGAAGAAAAAAATGTCGATAATAAATATACAATGCTTAATATTTCTGAGCTTAATCAAACATTAGACTCATTAAAACAAGGACGACAAGAAGATGTAGAGTTGTTTTCTCAATCCATTTATAATCGTACCAACCTAGCAACTTTAGATATTTCCATTTCGCCTAAAAAAGACTCTATTTACGATGGAAAAATTTTAGATTTATTCGACACTAGATTTAAAGTACAACTACTAGATTACGCTGTTAATAACGTATCAAGTACAATGCAAATCTTAAAGTCTAAACAAAAAACTTTAAAAAATTCTAGTTCTTGGATAAATAAACATGGTATAGAACTTCACAAAAAATTTGCTTTAGCTGTAGCATGTATCATTTTATTTTTTGTTGGTGCACCATTAGGAGCATTAATACGTAAAGGAGGATTAGGATTACCAATGGTAATTGCAATAATTTTATTTTTAACCTATCATTTTATTGGCTTGTTTGCTGAAAATAGTGCGAAAAACGGTAAATTAAATCCTGCGCTTTCGGCTTGGTTTTCGACATTAATTATGTTACCGCTTAGTATATTTTTAACCAAAAGAGCTACAGAAGATAGAGGCTTATTTGAATTTGATCATATTACTGTGCCAATTAAAAATTGGTACAATAATAAATTTGGAAATAAAAACTTAGTAGGTACAGCTTCTGAAGAAAAGAACTCACAAATCGATACCGTTGAACAAGAAAGTATTTCAAAAATAGAAATCGATTCATCTTCTCTAAATAATTACAAAACACTTTCTACAATAAGTATTATTACTTATATGTTAGCTTTAATATTATTTATTCTATACTTCGTATTTAAAAATAATAAGTTACCACAACTTGCTAACGCAGGTATACAGCTAAGTGCAATAAGCTATTTAGTATTTTTATTTAATTACATTAAATTATTTTCACCGGTTAAAAACATATTTAATCAACTAAATATTAAAGATAGTTTACTATCAAAATTTATAGGATTTATTATTTATCCTATCACTCACATAAGCAGAAATCTAAAAGTTAAAACATACAGGTAA
- the ribB gene encoding 3,4-dihydroxy-2-butanone-4-phosphate synthase: MTTNTSIQKELQLNTIEEAIQDIKAGKVIIVVDDEDRENEGDFLAAAELVTPEMINFMATHGRGLICAPLTEHRCEELDLQMMVSNNTDHMETAFTVSVDLRGNGVTTGISASDRSKTIQALINPETRPFDLARPGHIFPLVAKEGGVLRRTGHTEAAIDFARLAGLQPAGVIVEIMNEDGTMARLPQLMEVAKKFDLKIVSIEDLVAYRMDHDSLILKKEDFNIETRFGSFRLRAYQQTTNNQIHIALTKGDWTSNDEVLTRVNSTLVNNDILGTLTNNADQKLDNMFSVINNEGRGAILFINQQSESMNLLQRLSSLKLMQEPNTIAKAPAIAMDSKDFGIGAQILHDLNIHKIKLISNSQQTKRVGMIGYGLEIVDYVNY; the protein is encoded by the coding sequence ATGACAACAAATACATCTATCCAAAAAGAATTACAATTAAATACAATAGAAGAAGCTATCCAGGATATAAAAGCTGGAAAAGTGATAATTGTTGTAGATGATGAAGATAGAGAAAATGAAGGTGATTTTCTTGCTGCTGCAGAGCTAGTTACGCCTGAAATGATCAATTTTATGGCAACGCATGGAAGAGGTTTAATTTGTGCGCCATTAACTGAACATAGATGTGAAGAATTGGATTTACAAATGATGGTTTCTAATAACACAGACCATATGGAGACTGCATTTACAGTTTCAGTAGATTTAAGAGGAAATGGAGTAACTACAGGAATTTCTGCATCCGATAGATCAAAAACTATACAAGCATTAATCAATCCAGAAACAAGACCTTTTGATTTAGCTAGACCAGGTCATATTTTTCCTTTAGTAGCAAAAGAAGGTGGCGTTTTAAGACGTACTGGACATACAGAAGCTGCAATAGATTTTGCTAGACTTGCAGGATTACAACCTGCTGGAGTTATAGTAGAAATTATGAATGAAGATGGTACTATGGCTAGGTTACCACAGTTAATGGAAGTTGCTAAAAAGTTTGATTTAAAAATAGTTTCTATTGAAGATCTAGTTGCCTATAGAATGGATCATGATTCATTAATTCTTAAAAAAGAAGATTTTAATATAGAAACAAGATTTGGAAGTTTTAGATTAAGAGCTTACCAACAAACAACTAATAACCAAATACATATAGCACTTACTAAAGGCGATTGGACTAGTAACGACGAAGTTTTAACAAGAGTAAATTCTACTTTAGTTAATAACGATATTTTAGGTACATTGACTAATAATGCAGATCAAAAACTAGACAATATGTTTAGTGTTATTAATAATGAAGGTCGTGGCGCTATATTATTTATCAATCAGCAGTCAGAAAGCATGAATTTACTTCAAAGACTTTCTTCACTTAAACTAATGCAAGAGCCAAACACTATTGCAAAAGCGCCAGCTATAGCAATGGATAGCAAAGATTTTGGTATTGGTGCGCAAATACTTCATGATTTAAACATTCATAAAATAAAATTGATATCAAACTCGCAACAAACCAAAAGAGTTGGTATGATTGGATATGGATTAGAAATTGTAGATTATGTTAATTATTAA
- a CDS encoding DNA translocase FtsK, with protein MAKAKKTSKSKTKLRFKTPDFTLNNQQKLVFGSFLIILGILLFTAFLSFIFTGKADQSTLTEFTSRQVETKNWLSKVGAWLSDVFIQRGFGIAAFMFSGLSFLSGIFVLMDLNKSKLRRHWFWGTLIVIWISIFFGFFTSKNDILSGTIGFEINTFFQDYIGKLGTILLLIFCFITYLAIRFKFTPQRIAALFNKAKNNIKDDFNEDFTPVDNSHSEEAEQIKTAFNVNETNEASKVEAETSTTISTEKTTSFEVSTPKLEEETIEPTLKTSSKEDDDEDVKIEVETVKEEESETDNLANKLVEDFGQFDPTLELGKYQFPPLDLLKKYDNEGVTINQEELEENKNRIVETLNNYKIGIDSIKATIGPTVTLYEIVPEAGVRISKIKNLEDDIALSLAALGIRIIAPIPGKGTIGIEVPNKNSTIVSMRSVIASQKFQKSEMQLPIAIGKTISNETLVVDLAKMPHLLMAGATGQGKSVGLNAVLTSLLYKKHPAEVKFVLVDPKKVELTLFNKIERHYLAKLPDSEDAIITDNTKVINTLNSLCIEMDNRYELLKNALCRNISEYNAKFKARKLNPNDGHQFLPYIVLVVDEFADLIMTAGKEVETPIARLAQLARAIGIHLIIATQRPSVNVITGIIKANFPARIAFRVTSKIDSRTILDGAGADQLIGRGDMLYTQGNDMIRIQCAFVDTPEVEKIVDFIGSQKAYPDAYLLPEYVGEESGTSLDIDISDRDKLFREAAEIIVTAQQGSASLLQRKLKLGYNRAGRIIDQLEAAGIVGGFEGSKARQVLVPDLLALEQLLENETK; from the coding sequence ATGGCGAAAGCAAAGAAAACATCAAAATCCAAAACTAAACTGCGTTTTAAAACACCTGATTTTACTCTTAATAATCAGCAAAAATTAGTATTTGGAAGCTTTCTTATAATTTTAGGGATACTACTATTTACAGCATTTTTATCCTTTATTTTCACAGGTAAAGCAGATCAAAGTACTTTAACCGAATTTACTTCTAGACAAGTAGAAACCAAAAACTGGCTAAGCAAAGTTGGTGCTTGGTTAAGTGATGTTTTTATTCAACGTGGTTTTGGTATTGCTGCTTTTATGTTTTCTGGTTTATCGTTTTTATCAGGCATATTTGTACTTATGGATCTTAACAAAAGTAAGTTAAGAAGACATTGGTTTTGGGGCACATTAATTGTGATCTGGATTTCTATATTTTTTGGATTTTTCACTTCAAAAAATGACATTTTAAGTGGTACAATTGGTTTTGAGATTAATACATTTTTTCAAGATTACATTGGTAAATTAGGAACTATACTATTATTAATATTTTGTTTTATCACCTATTTAGCAATCAGATTTAAATTTACACCACAACGTATAGCTGCTTTATTTAACAAAGCAAAAAACAATATTAAAGACGATTTTAACGAAGATTTTACGCCTGTAGACAATTCGCATTCTGAAGAAGCAGAACAAATTAAAACTGCATTTAATGTAAATGAAACTAATGAAGCAAGTAAAGTTGAGGCTGAAACTTCCACAACTATTTCTACAGAAAAAACTACTTCTTTCGAAGTATCTACACCAAAACTAGAAGAAGAAACTATAGAACCTACTTTAAAAACTTCATCTAAAGAAGACGATGACGAAGACGTTAAAATTGAAGTAGAAACGGTAAAAGAAGAAGAATCTGAAACCGATAATCTTGCAAATAAATTAGTTGAAGATTTTGGGCAATTTGATCCAACCTTAGAGTTAGGTAAATACCAATTTCCGCCTTTAGACCTATTAAAAAAATATGATAACGAAGGTGTTACCATAAACCAAGAAGAATTAGAAGAAAACAAAAACCGAATTGTAGAAACTTTAAACAACTACAAAATTGGTATAGATAGCATAAAGGCTACTATTGGACCAACGGTAACTTTATATGAAATTGTACCAGAAGCTGGTGTACGTATTTCAAAAATTAAAAACTTAGAAGATGATATTGCTTTATCTTTGGCAGCGCTTGGTATACGTATAATTGCACCAATTCCTGGTAAAGGAACCATTGGTATAGAAGTACCAAATAAAAATTCTACAATCGTATCTATGCGATCTGTAATTGCGTCTCAAAAATTTCAAAAATCTGAAATGCAATTACCAATTGCAATCGGTAAAACCATTAGTAACGAAACACTTGTGGTTGATCTAGCAAAAATGCCTCACTTACTTATGGCTGGTGCAACAGGACAAGGTAAATCGGTTGGATTAAATGCGGTACTAACTTCCCTTTTATATAAAAAACATCCAGCTGAAGTTAAGTTTGTTTTAGTCGATCCTAAAAAAGTTGAACTTACACTTTTTAATAAAATTGAAAGACACTATCTAGCAAAATTACCAGATAGTGAAGATGCCATTATAACAGATAACACTAAGGTTATAAACACCTTAAATTCACTTTGTATCGAAATGGATAATCGTTACGAATTGCTTAAAAATGCACTTTGTAGAAACATTTCTGAATACAATGCCAAGTTTAAAGCCAGAAAATTAAATCCTAACGACGGACATCAATTTTTACCATACATTGTTTTAGTAGTTGATGAGTTTGCAGATTTAATAATGACAGCTGGTAAAGAAGTAGAAACACCTATTGCACGTTTAGCGCAACTTGCTCGTGCAATTGGTATACACTTAATTATTGCAACACAACGTCCATCTGTTAATGTAATTACAGGTATAATTAAAGCCAATTTCCCAGCAAGAATTGCCTTTAGAGTAACTTCCAAAATAGATTCTCGTACCATTTTGGATGGTGCTGGAGCAGACCAATTAATTGGTCGTGGAGATATGCTTTATACACAAGGTAACGATATGATTCGTATACAATGTGCTTTTGTAGATACTCCAGAAGTAGAAAAAATTGTAGATTTTATTGGTTCTCAAAAAGCATATCCAGATGCTTATCTTTTACCAGAATATGTTGGTGAAGAAAGTGGCACAAGTCTTGATATAGATATTTCGGATAGAGATAAACTCTTCCGTGAAGCTGCAGAAATTATTGTTACAGCACAACAAGGATCTGCGTCTTTACTACAACGTAAACTTAAACTTGGTTACAACCGTGCAGGTCGTATTATAGATCAATTAGAAGCTGCAGGTATAGTTGGTGGTTTTGAAGGTAGTAAAGCAAGACAAGTGCTTGTACCGGATTTACTAGCTTTAGAACAATTATTAGAAAACGAAACTAAATAA
- a CDS encoding DegT/DnrJ/EryC1/StrS family aminotransferase encodes MPGFEFFGDAERNELKDVLDNGILMRYGFDALRKGHYKAKSLEEELQNTLKVNHVQLVSSGTAAVSVALAIAGVGAGDEVIVPTFTFVATFEAVMMLGAIPVLVDIDETLTLDPVKVEQAITSKTKAIMPVHMCGSMANLDALQALCDAHNLKLIEDACQAVGGTYKNKYLGTYGNVGCLSFDFVKTITCGEGGAILTNNKEYAVNADQFSDHGHDHIGTDRGAESHPVLGYNFRISELHAAVGLAQVRRLKEFIAIQKQHYSILREELSKISEITFRKVPDGGEESYAFLNFYLPNLDIARKVSKKFKDQGIDACFHYYDNNWHYVRKWDHLKEIKSLYPISAEVKEGLKYLKDKTFDQSDHFIGRNISCLIKLSWSKDEVKKRAEKMVEIIKDSL; translated from the coding sequence ATGCCTGGATTTGAATTTTTTGGCGATGCGGAACGAAACGAACTAAAAGATGTACTTGATAACGGAATTTTAATGCGTTACGGTTTTGATGCTTTAAGAAAAGGACATTACAAAGCAAAATCTTTAGAAGAAGAATTACAAAATACGCTTAAAGTTAATCATGTTCAGTTAGTAAGTAGTGGTACAGCAGCAGTTTCTGTAGCACTTGCGATTGCAGGAGTTGGAGCAGGAGATGAAGTAATCGTGCCAACTTTTACTTTTGTAGCTACTTTTGAAGCAGTGATGATGTTAGGAGCAATACCTGTACTTGTAGATATAGATGAAACTCTTACACTAGATCCTGTTAAAGTAGAACAAGCCATAACAAGTAAGACCAAAGCTATTATGCCTGTTCACATGTGTGGAAGTATGGCAAATTTAGATGCATTACAAGCTTTATGTGATGCTCATAATCTAAAATTAATCGAAGACGCTTGTCAAGCTGTTGGAGGAACTTACAAAAACAAATATCTAGGAACTTATGGCAATGTAGGTTGTTTGTCTTTTGATTTTGTAAAAACAATCACTTGTGGTGAAGGCGGAGCAATTCTAACAAATAACAAAGAATATGCTGTAAATGCCGACCAATTTAGTGATCATGGTCACGACCATATTGGTACAGATAGAGGCGCGGAATCTCATCCTGTTTTAGGTTACAATTTCAGGATTTCAGAATTACACGCTGCTGTAGGATTAGCACAAGTGCGACGATTAAAAGAATTTATTGCTATTCAAAAACAGCATTATTCGATATTAAGAGAAGAATTATCTAAAATTTCTGAAATTACATTTAGAAAAGTTCCTGATGGCGGAGAAGAAAGTTATGCTTTTTTAAATTTTTATTTACCAAATTTAGATATAGCTAGAAAGGTTTCAAAGAAGTTTAAGGACCAAGGTATAGATGCTTGTTTTCATTATTATGATAACAATTGGCATTATGTAAGAAAATGGGATCATTTAAAAGAAATTAAATCGTTATATCCAATTTCAGCAGAAGTAAAAGAAGGTCTAAAGTATTTAAAAGATAAAACCTTTGATCAATCTGATCATTTTATTGGACGAAATATTTCTTGTTTAATAAAGCTTTCTTGGTCTAAAGACGAAGTAAAAAAGCGTGCTGAAAAAATGGTAGAAATTATTAAAGATTCACTTTAA
- a CDS encoding LolA family protein, translating into MKKLIILLLSITTGFTAIAQNDTKAKALLDEVSAKAKNYDNISIDFKYVLENTEENIKQETRGDVIMQGDKYKLNILGITRIYDGKNIYSISPEDEEVTISKGSNEDESTITPSKMLSFYKDGFTYQMDIEQNVQGRKIQFVKLTPIDSNSEIKYVLLGIDVKTKHIYRLIEIGKNSTKTTLTVNSFKTNETLSKTLFTFDQAKYKDYYINKLD; encoded by the coding sequence ATGAAAAAATTAATTATCCTTTTACTAAGTATTACAACAGGATTTACTGCAATTGCGCAAAACGATACAAAAGCAAAAGCATTGCTTGACGAAGTATCTGCTAAAGCAAAAAACTACGATAATATTAGTATAGATTTTAAATATGTTTTAGAAAATACCGAAGAAAATATTAAACAAGAAACAAGAGGTGATGTTATCATGCAAGGTGATAAATACAAATTAAATATTTTAGGTATTACTAGAATTTACGACGGTAAAAACATTTATAGCATTAGCCCAGAAGACGAAGAAGTTACAATTTCTAAAGGCTCTAATGAAGACGAAAGTACTATAACACCAAGTAAAATGCTTAGTTTTTATAAAGATGGATTTACTTATCAAATGGATATCGAACAGAATGTTCAAGGTAGAAAAATTCAGTTTGTAAAACTTACACCTATAGATTCAAATTCCGAAATTAAATATGTATTATTAGGTATAGACGTGAAAACAAAGCACATTTATAGATTAATAGAAATTGGTAAAAACAGTACAAAAACTACCTTAACTGTTAATTCTTTTAAAACAAACGAAACTTTGTCAAAAACCTTATTTACTTTTGATCAAGCTAAATACAAAGATTACTACATTAATAAATTGGATTAG